One window from the genome of Poecilia reticulata strain Guanapo linkage group LG9, Guppy_female_1.0+MT, whole genome shotgun sequence encodes:
- the LOC103470238 gene encoding C2 calcium-dependent domain-containing protein 4C → MWVLGKIRESMESIPLELNRYIGQNDGDAFFSTKTGLSQRLHTNIITPDNIPEFCLPPRLFKRQPMLETEMTRLQQDSHQQTRKSRPSFQAKMKDTKEKIEDPLVPQKAPGKLLPYSAECYGLAGIYESPNTRRKESLFHSKRPVYVFERRIPATKPSQVKETAPLKKTFSGFFPLFVSKSFSDAASVEAETPSSAKSLRSVPSRSRHLKETVSCPSLIDSMEKSKKPKKLGLSLPPSSCRQLTSDKHPPTLSPPVLHPLDLLHCQERLLHEHTLPLQGPGRVRVSTEHTTSSSGASSIFFTVRVRVVSVEGLLDGSQRQTLNCAVSLCLMPGKLQHQESATVRNCRRPVFNEDFYFTELSHKDLMELKLQLKVVDKTAAGALRRGTVIGMICKPLSKLLSSEDRM, encoded by the coding sequence ATGTGGGTCCTTGGGAAGATCAGGGAGAGCATGGAGAGCATTCCTCTGGAACTGAATCGTTACATTGGACAAAACGACGGGGATGCTTTTTTCTCCACAAAGACCGGCCTCTCGCAGAGACTTCACACGAACATCATTACTCCAGACAACATCCCCGAGTTCTGCCTGCCTCCACGGCTTTTCAAGAGACAGCCGATGCTAGAAACTGAGATGACCCGACTTCAGCAGGACAGCCATCAGCAGACACGAAAGAGCAGGCCGTCTTTTCAAGCTAAAATGAAGGATACGAAGGAAAAGATTGAAGACCCTTTAGTGCCTCAGAAGGCTCCAGGGAAACTTTTGCCGTACTCTGCAGAGTGCTACGGCCTGGCTGGGATCTATGAGAGTCCCAACACTAGAAGGAAAGAGTCTTTGTTCCATTCAAAACGGCCTGTATATGTGTTCGAAAGACGCATCCCTGCCACAAAACCCAGTCAAGTAAAGGAGACAGCCCcattgaaaaaaactttttcagggtttttcccACTCTTTGTATCCAAAAGTTTCTCAGACGCAGCAAGCGTGGAAGCTGAAACGCCTTCCAGTGCCAAATCACTCAGAAGTGTCCCATCCAGAAGCCGGCATCTTAAAGAAACTGTATCCTGCCCTTCGCTGATTGATAGCATGGAGAAAAGCAAGAAACCAAAGAAACTAGGTTTAAGTTTACCACCATCTTCCTGCAGACAGCTAACCAGTGATAAACATCCACCCACCCTGTCCCCACCTGTTCTCCATCCACTGGACCTGCTCCACTGTCAGGAGAGACTGCTGCATGAACACACCCTTCCTTTGCAGGGCCCAGGTCGAGTTCGCGTCTCCACTGAGCACACCACATCCTCCAGTGGTGCTTCCTCAATCTTTTTCACCGTCAGAGTGCGTGTGGTGTCTGTGGAGGGCTTGCTGGATGGAAGTCAACGACAAACTCTGAACTGTGCTGTGAGTTTGTGCCTGATGCCGGGCAAGCTGCAGCACCAGGAGAGCGCCACCGTCAGGAACTGCCGTCGACCCGTGTTCAATGAAGATTTCTACTTCACAGAGCTGAGCCACAAGGATCTGATGGAGCTGAAGCTCCAGTTAAAAGTGGTGGATAAAACTGCAGCGGGAGCTCTGAGGAGGGGAACAGTGATCGGGATGATCTGTAAACCTCTATCCAAGCTGTTATCCTCTGAGGATCGGATGTAA
- the foxb2 gene encoding forkhead box protein B2, which translates to MPRPGKNSYSDQKPPYSYISLTAMAIQNSPDKMLPLSDIYKFIMDRFPYYRENTQRWQNSLRHNLSFNDCFIKIPRRPDQPGKGSFWALHPDCGDMFENGSFLRRRKRFKVLRAEHMACKTSPMMHYFHHHHHHHPGSKLGAAPAHPEHPVAPAGVGRLPHFQSYGGITCTQPGGFKHPFAIENIIGRDYKGVVAGGLPLTSVMHHLGYPVPPQLSSVVNSMWPHVGVLSESMSGVPVPAPSSEYAPFSVSAKGLYHSASGPTLPAIPVPIKPTPSLGPMPGLTGMQTGPTQLCSAGSVMEKSDLLEGKGAPLHPALLLS; encoded by the coding sequence ATGCCCCGACCAGGGAAAAACTCCTACAGCGACCAGAAGCCTCCTTACTCCTACATTTCACTGACAGCGATGGCCATCCAAAACTCCCCGGACAAGATGCTGCCTCTGAGTGACATTTACAAGTTCATCATGGATCGCTTTCCATACTACCGAGAGAACACCCAGAGGTGGCAGAACTCCCTCCGACACAATCTCTCCTTCAATGACTGCTTCATTAAGATCCCCCGGAGGCCCGACCAGCCTGGGAAGGGCAGCTTCTGGGCTTTGCACCCGGACTGCGGGGACATGTTTGAAAACGGCAGCTTCTTGAGGAGGAGGAAGCGTTTCAAGGTGCTGCGCGCAGAGCACATGGCCTGCAAGACTTCCCCAATGATGCACTACttccaccatcaccaccaccaccacccagGCAGCAAGCTGGGCGCCGCGCCGGCTCACCCCGAACACCCGGTCGCCCCGGCAGGCGTGGGTCGGCTCCCTCACTTCCAGAGCTACGGGGGGATCACCTGCACGCAGCCCGGTGGGTTCAAGCATCCTTTCGCCATCGAGAACATCATAGGAAGGGACTACAAAGGCGTGGTGGCCGGCGGGCTTCCTCTCACCTCGGTCATGCACCACCTGGGTTACCCGGTGCCCCCTCAGCTCAGCAGCGTAGTCAACTCCATGTGGCCGCACGTCGGCGTGCTGTCAGAGTCCATGAGCGGCGTGCCCGTGCCCGCGCCATCATCTGAGTACGCGCCCTTCAGCGTGTCCGCCAAGGGCCTGTACCACAGCGCCAGCGGGCCAACGCTGCCCGCGATCCCGGTGCCCATAAAGCCGACCCCGTCTCTGGGTCCGATGCCCGGTCTAACGGGGATGCAGACCGGCCCGACCCAGCTCTGCTCCGCAGGGTCGGTGATGGAAAAGAGCGATCTGCTGGAGGGGAAGGGAGCCCCGCTGCACCCGGCTCTGCTGCTGTCCTAA